TGACCAAAGAGAAGAAAGCCCTCCAAGAGGCACACCAGCAGACTCTTGATGACCTTCAGGCAGAGGAAGACAAAGTCAACACTCTGACTAAATCTAAGACAAAGCTTGAGCAGCAAGTGGATGATGTAAGATGTTTAGCATGAAACTAAGAGCATGAATAAATGGGAAATTAATTTTGTGTTTCTAATTCAGAATTAAATGCTCTGGTTTCTGTAACAACAGCTTGAGGGCTCACTGGAGCAAGAAAAGAAGCTCCGTATGGACCTTGAAAGAGCCAAGAGGAAGCTTGAGGGTGATATGAAACTGGCACAGGAGTCCATAATGGACCTGGAGAATGACAAACAGCAATCAGATGAGAAGATCAAAAAGTAAGTGGACATTAGCATTCAGTCAATTACATACAATTTTACACCTTttacaaaaaagtatttaaaaaacaggAAGGATTTTGAGATCAGTCAGCTTCTCAGCAAGATTGAGGATGAACAATCATTGGGAGTACAGCTTCAGAAGAAGATCAAAGAACTTCAGGTAACACTAAGCGTTTCTATGTGAAAACGTGAAGTAGATGCATAGCTGGAAAAACCCACTGGGTAGTTAATTCTTCATTCTTTATTTAGGCCCGTATCGAGGAGCTGGAAGAGGAAATTGAGGCTGAGCGAGCTGCTCGTGCTAAAGTGGAGAAGCAGAGAGCTGATCTCTCCAGGGAACTTGAAGAGATCAGCGAGAGGCTTGAGGAAGCTGGTGGTGCCACTGCTGCCCAGATTGAGATGAACAAGAAGCGTGAAGCCGAATTCCAGAAGTTGCGTCGTGATCTGGAAGAGTCCACCTTGCAGCATGAAGCTACGGCCGCAGCTCTTCGAAAGAAGCAGGCAGACAGTGTGGCTGAGCTTGGAGAACAGATCGACAACCTCCAGCGGGTCAAGCAGAAGCTGGAGAAGGAGAAGAGTGAATACAAGATGGAGATTGATGACTTGACAAGCAACATGGAGGCTGTGGCTAAATCAAAGGTAAAGCACATACAACATAAAGTACAGAATCAAATGCACATTAGAACACCCACGCTTAACCTTTCATTTCAATAGGGTAATTTAGAAAAAATGTGTCGTACACTTGAGGACCAACTAAGTGAAATCAAAGCCAAGAATGACGAGAATCTCCGTCAACTAAATGATAATAATGCACAAAAATCAAGACTTCAGACTGAAAATGGTGAGTATTGCAAGGTAATAGGTAACTTTAGAttaataattatgcataattaatgAACTAATAAAACTATTAACTAATGGAACTGAACTAAGGGAACATTTGATCTGTTAGGTGAATTTAGTCGCCAACTAGAAGAGAAAGATGCTCTTATTTCTCAGCTGACCAGAGGAAAACAGGCTTATATTCAGCAAATTGAGGAACTCAAGAGACTTGTTGAAGAGGAAGTGAAGGTAAATAGCCACCTTCAACAGTAAACATGTACAGTAAATCCACCAATGAATTTTCAGAAAACAATGCCCATAAACTGcacaaaacataataacatttcattttagGCCAAGAACGCTCTGGCCCATGCAGTTCAGACTGCCCGCCATGACTGTGATTTGCTCAGAGAGCAGTATGAGGAAGAGCAGGAGGCCAAAGCTGAACTCCAGCGTGGAATGTCTAAGGCCAACAGTGAGGTGGCTCAGTGGAGAACAAAATATGAGACTGATGCCATCCAACGCACTGAGGAGCTTGAGGAATCCAAGTAAATACATAATTGGAAAAAAAGTCTTCAGTATCCTATATTTAATGTGACAAATATTAATAAGATTTCATAATTTCAAATCACTTTCATCAGGAAAAAGCTGGCCCAGCGTCTGCAGGATGCTGAAGAATCCATTGAGGCGGTGAACTCCAAGTGTGCCTCTCTGGAAAAGACCAAACAGAGACTGCAGGGTGAAGTAGAAGATCTCATGATTGATGTGGAGAGGGCAAATGCATTGGCAGCCAACCTTGACAAGAAGCAGAGAAACTTTGACAAGGtaaaaaagacatggataaccTGTAAACCTAAACGTTGAAACGAGGACTTACCAATGACTACAATGACTACATTTCTTTCATTATCAGGTGCTAGCAGATTGGAAACAGAAGTATGAGGAAAGCCAGGCTGAACTAGAAGGTGCTCAGAAAGAAGCTCGTTCTCTCAGCACTGAGCTTTTCAAAATGAAGAACTCCTATGAGGAAGCTCTTGACCACCTGGAGACCCTGAAGAGGGAGAACAAGAATCTGCAACGTAATGCAACTTTTATTCGTACACCAAAGACTAACAAGAATAtgcattaaaacagaaaatcttACACTTATGATTTTTAAACCCTTTTAGAGGAGATTTCTGACCTCACTGAGCAGCTTGGAGAGACTGGAAAGAGCATTCATGAGTTAGAGAAAGCCAAGAAGACAGTGGAGTCTGAGAAATCAGAGATCCAGACTGCACTTGAAGAAGCTGAGGTGCCATTCCTTTGCtataatactaatattatgaTACCATAGCTttgaataatattaaaacattgaATATGGAATGATTCTAAaccttaaatgtaaattttaatgTCTGCTAATTATTTCCTTAAAACTTCATAAATTTACTTCCATCACTCTAAAGGCTACAGTATAATGtgacaaatttaaaaataaagtcaattgttttcttttgttcttgTAGGGCACCCTGGAGCATGAAGAGTCCAAGATTCTTCGTGTGCAGCTGGAGCTGAACCAGGTGAAGAGTGAGATTGACAGGAAGCTTGCTGAGAAGGATGAGGAGATGGAACAGATCAAGAGGAACAGCCAAAGAGTGATCGATTCCATGCAGAGCACTCTGGACTCTGAGGTCAGGAGCAGAAATGATGCCCTGAGAGTCAAAAAGAAGATGGAGGGAGATCTGAATGAGATGGAGATCCAGCTGAGTCATGCCAACCGCCAGGCTGCTGAGGCCCAGAAACAGCTCAGGAACGTCCAAGGCCAACTCAAGGTTTCTTTCTGTAGAATGTGGAATTGCAATAAATATGACATGTTTGACAATATGAATATCATACATGAATTAACCAAACCATGACAACTAACAAAGAAAGAATGTTGCCACAGGATGCCCAGCTGCACCTTGATGACGCTCTCAGAGGACAGGAGGACATGAAGGAGCAGGTGGCCATGGTGGAGCGCAGGAATAACCTGATGCAAGCAGAGATTGAGGAGCTGAGAGCTGCACTGGAGCAAACAGAGAGAGGCCGCAAAGTGGCGGAGCAGGAGCTGGTTGATGCCAGCGAGCGTGTGGGACTGCTGCACTCACAAGTACAAACAATTACTAAATACCAGGAACAAATTCAGGATACATGATAAACTTTTGTACTTGTACACTACACTAACTGTTTACATCCCACAGAATACAAGTCTTATTAACACCAAGAAGAAGCTTGAGGCTGATCTGGTCCAGGTTCAAGGTGAGGTGGATGATTCAGTCCAGGAGGCCAGAAATGCAGAGGAGAAGGCCAAGAAGGCCATCACTGATGTGAGTGTTTACATTCTGCTTCTCTATTCCAGTTTAAACAgttatttgcattgtttttagGTGCATGTGGTAAGAAATGGAAGGTCATGAAAGGTAATTCTATCTATATTagttagttcattttaattggCTTATATTTCAGGCTGCCATGATGGCTGAGGAGCTGAAGAAGGAGCAGGACACCAGTGCTCACCTGGAGAGGATGAAGAAGAACCTGGAGGTGACTGTCAAAGACCTGCAGCACCGTCTGGATGAGGCTGAAAGTCTGGCCATGAAGGGTGGAAAGAAACAGCTCCAGAAACTGGAGTCCAGGGTAAATTTGAGTGTTAGGAACAAAACACATTCTTAGATGTACTGGTCATGCCAGAGATTTGACAGGTGAAACAATAACTCTTTACTGAAGGTGCGTGAGTTAGAGTCTGAAGTTGAAGCTGAGCAGAGACGTGGTGCAGATGCTGTGAAAGGAGTGCGCAAGTATGAGAGGAGGGTGAAGGAGCTCACCTACCAGGTAAAACTACCCAGGAATTAGAAATTCAccaattttataataatatacatacatTAACTAAGACCATGAACCATATTTACACCCAAAGACTGAGGAAGACAAGAAGAATGTGATCCGACTGCAGGATCTGGTAGACAAGCTGCAGCTGAAAGTGAAGGCCTACAAGCGCCAGGCTGAAGAAGCTGTAAGTCTACAATCAAAAATCTTGAGCGTAAAGTTTTAGTATTGACAAAAGCGTCCAGTGCCATGAATGCACTGCTATGAAATGGGTTGGATATCTTGTGTAATTGTAACAGGAGGAGCAGGCCAACACTCACCTGTCCAGGTACAGGAAGGTGCAGCATGAGCTGGAGGAGGCTCAGGAGCGCGCTGACATCGCCGAGTCCCAGGTCAACAAGCTGAGGGCCAAGAGCCGTGAAGCTGGAAAGGTATCAAACACACAGATGGAAAAGGATTGATGATGTACAACTGCATTCTGTGAAGCAATAgtttatacataaatatttttatttttattatattgtgcAGAGTAAGGATGAAGAATGAAGAAAAGACGACAAACCTACatgcaaacaaataaaaagaaaataaataatctatatTGTCTTCCTTTAATGTTGTCAACCATATCAAATTCATacaaatagttttattcattcAACAGACACTTTTAATCAAAAGTCCTACCAGAGACTTATGAATGAAGAACATCACATGCAGTTTGTGTTACAATATTTTCAGTACTATGCCAAGTttcaaaaataagaaaaattctAGTAAACAAACTAGAGCAGAAATTAAATGCAGAGgtgaaaaaagagagagagcaagaatTCTATATTGTAAGGGGCTGTACTTATGGTTGTTGGTTAATATTTCCAGAAGAGGTGTCTTTAAACGCATCACTTGACCCCTCCCTCCACCCTTGTTCCTATAACAGCTTGAATTATTTGTGGCAACATTTGGCAACAATTTTTAAAGAGCCATTTATGTTGACATATCACACACTTGTTGCAAAGGTGTCAGCTGCACATTCTGCCACTGAATCACATTTCAAATGTAGCTCTTATTGGATTGAAATCGGTCTGGCTGGTAAAGGCTTTAGTTGGCACAAGGTGTTGCCTGCTTCCCTACATGAGTACACAATGGCTATAAAGGGATTCACACAGAGTAACAAAATGCTAAGGAAGCTCAAGCTATAATCTGTACCATGATTTTCAATTTAAAGTCTTCACTGTGGTCTGAATGAATGGCCTAAACCTCACAATACAAACAGCAGCTCTCACTGTGCTGTTTAAGATTTTCCCACATAAGAACATGCTGTTTATAACTTTGAGTCATAATATTACTATGAATGCAGATTAGTAGGTGCAAAGACTACTTGGCTTTAATTGCTCAATAAAAAATTAGATTTGTCAAGAGGAACATTTCTGAGCATTCTTGAGATTCCTTTCCATTACATAATACATAAGCTCTTCATGATTTGACATTATCAGAATTTGAAGAGGAAATAATTTGCACACTAAATGTCTAAACAAACATTTGTTGGAAATTGTTGAACACAGGAATTTATCTGGCAACACAATCGTCAGTATGGTATAAGACACCATGTGGTTTACTAATATCAGTCTTCATTTAACAGATAATTGCACAAAAATTAAGctatatattaaaagtttgcaatgttatatatataacatCAGGTCTCTCCTGAAAAAGAAATTGTAATCTCAATGAGACTTCCTGGTAAAataaaggtaaataaataatatttgttgTCTGTATAGAAGAGGCCAAtttgtttactttataaaaagcCAGCCTTTCTATCACCCCCGAAACTGAATACCAGTGACAGCTGATGGCTTCTCTACATCTGAACCAAGTTGTTCCTCTGTGCCAAGTTCCATTAATTTAAAGGATGCTGCATTGAAATAAGACCTTAGTGTCATCAAATTAAACATCTCAAAGCAAGTTCACACAACAAGAAAGCctgcattaaaaaaagaacagtACAAACAACATAAAGCATGGAATGTAagtgtaattaaaaaataaataaataaaaaaaaaattattgttcGAACATCTATGATTAATATACTGCTGCATCTCAATGTTATGAAATTATTAAAGGGTTTTTATTTAAGGTAAACTGTAAGAATTAAAACCTCACATGctccagcaaaaaaaaaaaaaaagaaaaaaaaagaatgccaACATCTTGCTATTTTCCAATAGGACAGAGATACATTACCATATACCAAGTAGAATTACATGCCCAAATCCAGCAGGACAGTTCTGCTGAGTGTTCAGTAGTGACACTATATAAATGGATGCCTCTGATGTTAGCACAGTGGCCCAGCGAAGGTAGGTGAGTAACACCATAtgtttgaaatgtattttttttattattattaattttgaatTGTGAATGCTGACtataatttttcttttctttttttttcagaatccTGAACTTGACACCTGCTGTTTCTATCTAAGGATAATACAAGGTAAAGTGCTAAAAATGCAAGATTTCAGTCTTCTATAACTTGCCAACTGATGCTGACAATACAGTGAGATCTGTTTGGAAGTTTAATTAATTGGAATGTATTTGGAGAGTTGAAAGTTACATGATGACAATCAACAAgtttaaaagtgaaataaattaagTATAAAAGTAATTTGATGTCAGTCTTTCTCAACAGTGCAGTGCAATCATGGGAGATGGTGAGATGGAGTGTTTCGGCCCGGCGGCCATTTACCTCCGGAAGCCAGAAAGAGAGAGGATAGAGGCTCAGAACACCCCCTTTGATGCCAAAACGGCATTCTTCGTGACAGATGCAGACGAGATGTACCTGAAGGGTACTCTTGTTAGTAAAGAGGGAGGAAAAGCTACTGTCAAAACTCACAGTGGGAAAGTAAGTATCATGGATAAAAACTATTTCATATGTGACTGTGCTCGAGTCTGCAGAGGTTaaatgttcactgatcaatgttcaTTACAGACTGTCACGGTAAAAGAAGATGAAATCTTCCCCATGAATCCTCCCAAGTTTGACAAAATGGAGGACATGGCCATGATGACCCACCTCAGTGAGCCTGCTGTGCTGTATAACCTCAAAGAGCGTTATGCAGCATGGATGATCTACGTAAGTCTAAGCAAATCATATCTTATTCCAGGAATGGTGTGACAGCATTGTTAAACTGGACTATCTATCTCCGTTTCAGACCTACTCTGGCTTGTTCTGCGTCACTGTCAATCCCTACAAGTGGCTCCCAGTGTACGATGCAGTCGTTGTGGCTGGATACAGAGGCAAAAAGAGAATTGAAGCCCCGCCTCACATCTTCTCCATCTCCGACAACGCCTACCAGTTCATGCTCACTGGTAAGTGGATTCCAGAAGTCTCTCAACAAACAAGAGTTATAACAAACTTAgacaatgaagaaaaaaaaaaaaaacatttacagtaactacataatgtaaaatatgagtTCACATTTCACCTTCTATAAACTGCATTTTACTCATTAGTTAttcacaaaatgtaaataatgtgcaCATACATGATTAATTCAACTGTTTTTGCCTTACCgtgtataaaatgtataaatttatatttatatagatttTGCAGGAAACTGCAACCTATTATTTCATTCATCCGTGTGTTTACGTCAAATCCCTGAAAAAAGCAAAGAGTTCGGGCTACTACTATCTGCAGGGGAAGTTGGTCTTCCAACAAGTAACTTTTTAGTTTTATGCTTCAACAGCTTAGAAagccaaaagttacataatgTAGCCTTGATGTTTAATGCTtatcaaaaatgtttaatacatttccccgggcgccacagcaaaaatggctgacTACTGCTACAGTTATAAGTTCATAGTCTGTGTGTGTACtgggatgggtgaaatgcagagcacaaattccaagtatgggACACCATCCTTGGCTACACGTCACTTCACTTCATATGAAAAAGGActgataataattttttttttttttttttatccttagtACTAGCTAGTAAACCATAGCTAGCTGGTTTATTGACATTACATTCAATTAATAATTACTTCATAATaaccattatttaattattacacattttattgCATAAAAAGTTACTGAACCTCAtctatgtacatttataaatactatattatatactatatgtatatatactatAAATACTATCTATATACATGAATgaatgactagaaaaaataattatgaatgcatttaaaatactttataaCACTTTATGCCTTCAAGTTAATATAAAGTAAACCCTGTTAACATTTCATGGTGTAATTTCAGATCGTGAGAACCAGTCTGTCCTGATTACGTGAGTAAATATTCTTCTGAAATAAACTGAA
This genomic stretch from Megalobrama amblycephala isolate DHTTF-2021 linkage group LG2, ASM1881202v1, whole genome shotgun sequence harbors:
- the LOC125263130 gene encoding myosin heavy chain, fast skeletal muscle-like isoform X1, with amino-acid sequence MKLNKGRHYFHTEALLITTNPYDFPMVSQGEITVKSINDVEEFIATDTAIDILGFSADEKISIYKLTGAVMHHGNMKFKQKQREEQAEPDGTEVADKIAYLMGLNSADMLKALCYPRVKVGNEMVTKGQTVPQVNNAVSALCKSVYEKMFLWMVIRINEMLDTKQPRQFFIGVLDIAGFEIFDFNSLEQLCINFTNEKLQQFFNHHMFVLEQEEYKKEGIEWEFIDFGMDLAACIELIEKPMGIFSILEEECMFPKATDTSFKNKLHDQHLGKTAAFQKPKPAKGKAEAHFSLVHYAGTVDYNIVGWLDKNKDPLNDSVVQLYQKSSLKLLAFLYAAHASAEAEGGGGKKGGKKKGGSFQTVSALFRENLGKLMTNLRSTHPHFVRCLIPNESKTPGLMENFLVIHQLRCNGVLEGIRICRKGFPSRILYGDFKQRYKVLNASVIPEGQFIDNKKASEKLLGSIDVDHTQYKFGHTKVFFKAGLLGTLEEMRDEKLAELVTMTQALCRGYVMRKEFVKMMERRESIYSIQYNIRSFMNVKHWPWMKLYFKIKPLLKSAETEKEMAAMKENYEKMKEDLDKALAKKKELEEKMVSLLQEKNDLQLQVAAETENLSDAEERCEGLIKSKIQLEAKLKETTERLEDEEEINAELTAKKRKLEDECSELKKDIDDLELTLAKVEKEKHATENKVKNLTEEMASQDECIAKLTKEKKALQEAHQQTLDDLQAEEDKVNTLTKSKTKLEQQVDDLEGSLEQEKKLRMDLERAKRKLEGDMKLAQESIMDLENDKQQSDEKIKKKDFEISQLLSKIEDEQSLGVQLQKKIKELQARIEELEEEIEAERAARAKVEKQRADLSRELEEISERLEEAGGATAAQIEMNKKREAEFQKLRRDLEESTLQHEATAAALRKKQADSVAELGEQIDNLQRVKQKLEKEKSEYKMEIDDLTSNMEAVAKSKGNLEKMCRTLEDQLSEIKAKNDENLRQLNDNNAQKSRLQTENGEFSRQLEEKDALISQLTRGKQAYIQQIEELKRLVEEEVKAKNALAHAVQTARHDCDLLREQYEEEQEAKAELQRGMSKANSEVAQWRTKYETDAIQRTEELEESKKKLAQRLQDAEESIEAVNSKCASLEKTKQRLQGEVEDLMIDVERANALAANLDKKQRNFDKVLADWKQKYEESQAELEGAQKEARSLSTELFKMKNSYEEALDHLETLKRENKNLQQEISDLTEQLGETGKSIHELEKAKKTVESEKSEIQTALEEAEGTLEHEESKILRVQLELNQVKSEIDRKLAEKDEEMEQIKRNSQRVIDSMQSTLDSEVRSRNDALRVKKKMEGDLNEMEIQLSHANRQAAEAQKQLRNVQGQLKDAQLHLDDALRGQEDMKEQVAMVERRNNLMQAEIEELRAALEQTERGRKVAEQELVDASERVGLLHSQNTSLINTKKKLEADLVQVQGEVDDSVQEARNAEEKAKKAITDAAMMAEELKKEQDTSAHLERMKKNLEVTVKDLQHRLDEAESLAMKGGKKQLQKLESRVRELESEVEAEQRRGADAVKGVRKYERRVKELTYQTEEDKKNVIRLQDLVDKLQLKVKAYKRQAEEAEEQANTHLSRYRKVQHELEEAQERADIAESQVNKLRAKSREVGKSKDEE